One genomic region from Sulfuricurvum sp. encodes:
- a CDS encoding molybdopterin-dependent oxidoreductase: protein MKANNTTSTGCPFCGTGCALSIECGENGFKVKGDKTNPSTQGDLCFKPIQMAKALDAHRLSAPLYRADKSKPFQEISWDEAIALLAHNISSLPKDALYFYLSGQLLTEESYLFTKLIKGYLGTNNVDANSRLCMATAVVAHKMAFGSDGPVGNYADIDDADAIIISGSNPAWAHPVIFRRILARKKAHPETKIIVIDPIYTETAEKSDLWMGLSGGSDTTLYNALLAELYRRGACDTAFIDRATEGFEQTLNAAIEIPFAESVASCGLPLNDVETLVELFASDKKILGLWCQGLNQAQDGVMRNLGFINLFLATGRLNVQKGLPLSLTGQPNAMGGREVGYLSNALPGYRDVRNSDDRATCEVYWNLPPDTISPTPGITVTDAIDAMSANQIRFLWVACTNPLLTLPDVKKTEKAFSNPELFLVVQDCVLSETALLANLVLPTLSWGEKEGSMTNSERFIKRVRPFKSGPAGAKSDSEIICGLAQKLGFLGFDYTGAEAIYNEYKALTKNRFCDQSSQEYDSLSYQWGGERLYANEHFATPTFKAQFHPIISSASHPDKNQFVLITGRTKKQWHTMTRTGHVAELMKEEEHPYLVMNSNEAEERGIYEGDSVVITNQLGSLELPVRFGKLAPNHLFAPFGYPETPINTLVPVTNDPFSFQSALKSAHVRVTRKPINCH from the coding sequence ATGAAAGCGAATAACACCACCTCAACCGGTTGCCCGTTTTGTGGAACGGGATGCGCACTATCGATAGAGTGCGGCGAAAACGGATTCAAAGTCAAAGGGGATAAAACCAACCCCTCTACCCAAGGGGATTTGTGCTTCAAACCGATTCAGATGGCAAAAGCACTCGATGCCCATCGCTTGAGCGCCCCGCTCTATCGTGCGGATAAATCAAAACCGTTCCAGGAAATATCGTGGGATGAAGCGATCGCTCTTCTTGCACACAACATCTCTTCTCTCCCAAAAGATGCCCTCTACTTTTACCTCTCAGGACAACTGCTAACCGAAGAGAGCTATCTCTTTACCAAACTCATAAAAGGGTATCTGGGAACCAACAACGTCGATGCGAATTCCCGCCTTTGCATGGCAACCGCCGTCGTCGCCCATAAAATGGCATTCGGCAGTGACGGCCCAGTAGGAAATTACGCCGATATCGACGATGCCGATGCCATTATCATCAGCGGCTCCAACCCCGCATGGGCACATCCGGTCATCTTCCGTCGGATTCTGGCACGTAAAAAAGCCCATCCGGAGACAAAAATCATTGTCATCGATCCGATCTATACCGAGACAGCCGAAAAAAGCGATCTGTGGATGGGACTCTCCGGCGGAAGCGATACGACGCTTTATAACGCCCTCTTAGCCGAGCTCTATCGACGCGGTGCCTGCGATACCGCCTTTATCGATCGTGCAACCGAAGGATTCGAGCAAACCCTTAATGCCGCTATAGAAATCCCTTTTGCGGAATCCGTCGCTTCCTGCGGACTCCCTTTAAACGATGTTGAAACGCTTGTTGAACTCTTTGCATCCGATAAAAAAATACTCGGGTTATGGTGTCAAGGGCTCAATCAAGCACAAGACGGCGTCATGCGCAATCTCGGGTTTATCAACCTTTTTTTAGCCACAGGACGTTTAAATGTCCAAAAAGGGCTCCCTCTTTCACTTACGGGCCAACCCAATGCGATGGGGGGACGGGAAGTCGGGTATCTCTCGAACGCCCTTCCGGGATACCGCGATGTCCGCAACAGCGATGACAGAGCAACATGCGAAGTGTATTGGAACCTTCCTCCGGATACGATTTCCCCTACTCCCGGTATCACCGTTACCGATGCGATCGATGCCATGTCAGCCAATCAAATCCGATTTTTGTGGGTCGCCTGTACCAATCCGCTTCTCACCCTTCCCGACGTGAAAAAAACAGAGAAGGCATTCAGTAATCCTGAGCTTTTTTTGGTCGTCCAGGACTGTGTCCTCAGTGAAACGGCATTGCTTGCCAATCTCGTCCTGCCGACACTTTCATGGGGAGAAAAAGAGGGGAGTATGACCAACTCGGAGCGTTTTATCAAGCGTGTGCGCCCTTTTAAATCCGGACCTGCCGGTGCCAAAAGCGACAGCGAAATAATTTGCGGCTTAGCACAAAAACTGGGATTTCTTGGCTTCGACTACACCGGGGCAGAAGCGATCTATAACGAATATAAAGCCCTTACAAAAAATCGTTTTTGCGATCAAAGCAGCCAAGAATACGATTCTCTCTCCTATCAATGGGGAGGCGAACGCCTCTATGCGAATGAACATTTCGCCACACCGACGTTCAAGGCGCAATTTCATCCGATTATCTCATCTGCCTCGCATCCGGATAAAAATCAATTTGTATTGATTACCGGCCGAACCAAAAAACAGTGGCATACGATGACCCGTACCGGACACGTTGCGGAGCTTATGAAAGAAGAAGAGCACCCCTATCTTGTGATGAACTCGAATGAAGCGGAAGAGAGAGGTATATACGAAGGAGACAGTGTTGTTATTACAAACCAATTAGGTTCTCTGGAACTTCCCGTCCGTTTCGGAAAACTGGCACCGAATCATCTGTTTGCCCCGTTCGGTTATCCCGAAACTCCAATAAACACTTTGGTTCCCGTCACAAACGACCCTTTTTCATTCCAAAGCGCCTTAAAATCAGCACATGTGAGGGTAACTCGAAAGCCGATTAACTGTCATTAA